In Rubidibacter lacunae KORDI 51-2, the following are encoded in one genomic region:
- a CDS encoding TIGR04282 family arsenosugar biosynthesis glycosyltransferase yields the protein MTAKQAGEEQLIVFTRYPVPGTTKTRLIPSLGADGAAALQRQMSETTLDEARRLRRTRSTEIEVLFSGGTRSQLVAWLGPDVEYRAQSDGDLGQRLTAAFAGAFGSGKRRVAAIGIDCPDLSATILREAFAHLERSDLVLGPATDGGYYLIGMGCFYSELFADIAWSTDVVRAQTLAIAGRLGLKSALLPELSDVDRPEDLVRWQQASDR from the coding sequence ATGACTGCTAAGCAAGCGGGCGAGGAGCAACTAATCGTTTTCACTCGCTACCCGGTGCCGGGAACGACCAAGACACGGTTGATTCCATCGCTCGGTGCAGACGGTGCCGCAGCGCTGCAGCGCCAAATGAGCGAAACGACGCTTGACGAGGCACGGCGACTGCGGAGAACACGGAGCACGGAAATAGAAGTTCTCTTTTCGGGCGGGACGCGATCTCAGCTCGTGGCGTGGTTGGGTCCGGACGTGGAGTATCGAGCGCAAAGCGACGGCGACCTCGGTCAGCGCCTGACGGCAGCCTTCGCTGGCGCGTTCGGGAGCGGGAAACGGCGGGTAGCGGCGATCGGTATCGACTGTCCGGATCTGTCGGCAACAATTTTGCGAGAAGCCTTCGCGCATTTAGAACGATCGGATCTCGTTCTCGGTCCGGCAACTGACGGCGGATACTACCTCATCGGTATGGGGTGTTTCTATTCGGAATTGTTTGCCGACATTGCCTGGAGTACCGATGTCGTGCGCGCACAGACGCTGGCGATCGCCGGACGCCTCGGGCTCAAATCTGCCCTCTTGCCGGAGCTGAGTGACGTGGACCGTCCCGAAGATTTAGTGCGGTGGCAGCAGGCAAGCGATCGCTGA